One Orrella dioscoreae genomic window carries:
- a CDS encoding N-formylglutamate amidohydrolase encodes MLITHPLSYRLDAPDAFPDTDIAAPLVLDSPHSGTAYPPDFRSVIEPGVLRTAEDTWVGDLWSDAPAIGVPLLQAAFPRAYIDANRGLEDIDPELLEEAWPEALEPSAKVRLGKGLIWRLLDDGTPLYDRKLSLAEVRHRIEACWKPYHARLRDTLDETHRHFGKVWHLNCHSMPSVAGKFATDQPGLVHPDVVLGDRDGSTSDPAFREFIAAWLRERGYGVSVNDPYKGVELVRAYGDPAKGRHSVQIELNRKLYMDEVTLRPNERYATLKNDLCELTLALAAWTLAQV; translated from the coding sequence ATGCTGATTACCCATCCCCTGTCCTACCGGCTGGACGCCCCCGACGCCTTTCCCGACACCGACATCGCCGCGCCGCTGGTGCTGGACTCGCCGCACAGCGGCACCGCCTACCCCCCTGATTTCCGTTCCGTCATCGAGCCGGGCGTGCTGCGCACCGCCGAGGACACCTGGGTCGGCGACCTCTGGAGCGACGCGCCGGCCATCGGCGTGCCGCTGCTGCAAGCAGCCTTCCCGCGCGCCTACATCGACGCCAACCGCGGCCTCGAGGACATCGACCCTGAACTGCTGGAGGAAGCCTGGCCCGAAGCCCTCGAGCCGTCGGCCAAGGTAAGGCTGGGCAAGGGCCTGATCTGGCGCCTGCTGGATGACGGCACGCCACTCTATGACCGCAAACTCTCGCTGGCCGAAGTCAGGCACCGCATCGAAGCCTGCTGGAAGCCTTACCACGCGCGCCTGCGCGACACGCTGGACGAGACCCACCGCCACTTCGGCAAGGTCTGGCACCTGAACTGCCACTCCATGCCCAGCGTCGCGGGCAAGTTCGCCACCGACCAGCCCGGCCTCGTCCACCCCGATGTCGTGCTGGGCGACCGCGACGGCAGCACCAGCGATCCGGCCTTCCGCGAGTTCATCGCCGCCTGGCTGCGCGAGCGGGGCTACGGCGTGTCGGTGAACGATCCGTACAAGGGCGTGGAGTTGGTGCGGGCCTATGGCGATCCGGCCAAGGGCCGCCACAGCGTGCAGATCGAGCTGAACCGCAAGCTGTACATGGACGAGGTGACCCTGCGTCCGAACGAGCGCTACGCCACGCTGAAGAACGACCTCTGCGAACTCACGCTCGCGCTGGCCGCCTGGACGCTGGCGCAGGTATGA
- a CDS encoding Bug family tripartite tricarboxylate transporter substrate binding protein: protein MQDRRTLLKVCAAAALTASVFSGAAVAADNYPNKPIRLVVPFPAGGTTDLVGRLYADKLGQALGQTVVVENKGGAGGSIGSSYVAGAAPDGYTLGLATVSTHGINPAVYPKLPFDVLKDFTPISNLAAVPNIMTVNPNRVAARNMADFVKAAKAEPGKYTYASAGNGSVSHMMGELFKSASGTDLMHVPYRGVGPALNDALAGQVDVMYDNLPSTLPHVQAGKLIALAVATPKRVAALPDVPTFAEVGLAPVNDPSWFGLVAPANLPKEILDKLSAAVKQAAADPAVKERLVSLGAEPVGNSPDAFAKQIADEVEKNKRIAKTANIKID, encoded by the coding sequence ATGCAAGACCGCCGTACCCTCCTGAAGGTCTGTGCCGCCGCCGCGCTGACCGCCTCCGTCTTCTCCGGCGCCGCCGTGGCCGCCGACAACTACCCCAACAAGCCCATCCGCCTCGTCGTGCCCTTCCCGGCGGGCGGCACCACCGACCTGGTCGGCCGGCTGTATGCCGACAAGCTCGGCCAGGCACTGGGCCAGACCGTCGTGGTCGAGAACAAGGGCGGCGCGGGCGGCTCGATCGGCAGCAGCTACGTTGCCGGCGCCGCGCCCGATGGCTACACCCTGGGCCTGGCCACCGTCAGCACCCACGGCATCAACCCGGCCGTCTACCCCAAGCTGCCCTTCGACGTGCTGAAGGACTTCACGCCGATCTCGAACCTGGCCGCCGTTCCCAACATCATGACGGTCAACCCGAACCGCGTCGCCGCGCGCAACATGGCCGACTTCGTGAAGGCCGCCAAGGCCGAGCCCGGCAAGTACACCTATGCGTCGGCCGGCAACGGCTCGGTCTCGCACATGATGGGCGAACTGTTCAAGAGCGCCTCGGGCACCGACCTGATGCACGTGCCCTACCGTGGCGTCGGCCCGGCGCTGAACGACGCGCTGGCCGGCCAGGTCGACGTCATGTACGACAACCTGCCCTCGACGCTGCCGCACGTGCAGGCCGGCAAGCTGATCGCGCTGGCCGTCGCCACGCCCAAGCGCGTGGCCGCCCTGCCCGACGTGCCGACCTTCGCTGAAGTGGGCCTGGCGCCCGTGAACGATCCTTCGTGGTTCGGCCTGGTGGCGCCCGCCAATCTGCCCAAGGAAATCCTGGACAAGCTGTCGGCTGCCGTGAAGCAGGCCGCCGCCGATCCGGCGGTCAAGGAGCGTCTGGTCAGCCTGGGCGCGGAGCCCGTGGGCAACAGCCCCGACGCCTTCGCCAAGCAGATCGCCGACGAGGTCGAGAAGAACAAGCGCATCGCCAAGACGGCCAACATCAAGATCGACTGA
- a CDS encoding LysR substrate-binding domain-containing protein — MRRFCPSLTELIAFESAARHGSFTRAAEELCVTQGAVSKQVKSLEATVGVELFLRVRQGLMLTDAGRGYLSQIKGGLDQIETASLDLLSHRGQGGLLTLTSMPTFGAKWLIPRLNAFLRLRPDIRMEFLPHHRGYDFSVPKLDAAVRYGEGLWPGARADYLGGREVVPVCKPQLIAGGERQPADLLRYPLLHHTTAPQGWHEWFERAGCASARSWEGSRFDQYSLLTEAAAAGFGLALIPRCLVEDELRDGKLEVAVNLPILASQGYYLCYPEQKANLPALQAFRAWLLTQVEADPLAA, encoded by the coding sequence ATGCGCCGTTTCTGCCCTTCGCTGACCGAACTGATCGCCTTTGAATCCGCCGCCAGGCATGGCAGTTTTACCCGCGCGGCTGAGGAATTGTGCGTGACGCAGGGCGCGGTCAGCAAGCAGGTGAAAAGCCTGGAGGCGACGGTCGGCGTGGAGCTATTCCTGCGGGTCAGGCAAGGACTGATGCTGACCGACGCTGGACGCGGATACCTGAGCCAGATCAAGGGCGGCCTGGACCAGATCGAGACGGCCAGCCTGGACCTGCTGTCGCACCGCGGCCAGGGCGGCTTGTTGACCTTGACCAGCATGCCGACCTTCGGCGCCAAGTGGCTGATTCCCCGATTGAACGCCTTCCTGCGCCTGCGCCCCGACATCCGCATGGAGTTCCTGCCGCACCATCGCGGCTATGATTTCTCGGTGCCCAAGCTGGATGCCGCCGTGCGTTATGGCGAAGGGCTGTGGCCGGGCGCGCGCGCCGATTACCTGGGCGGGCGAGAAGTGGTGCCTGTCTGCAAGCCGCAATTGATCGCGGGCGGAGAGCGGCAGCCCGCCGATCTGCTGCGGTATCCGCTGCTGCATCACACGACGGCTCCCCAGGGCTGGCACGAATGGTTCGAGCGCGCCGGCTGCGCCTCGGCCCGCAGTTGGGAGGGTTCGCGCTTCGACCAGTATTCGCTGCTGACCGAGGCCGCCGCTGCCGGTTTCGGGCTTGCGCTGATCCCGCGCTGCCTGGTCGAGGACGAGCTGCGCGACGGCAAGCTGGAGGTGGCGGTGAACCTGCCCATCCTGGCCAGCCAAGGGTATTACCTGTGCTATCCGGAGCAGAAGGCCAACCTGCCTGCCCTGCAGGCCTTCCGCGCCTGGCTGCTGACCCAGGTGGAGGCCGATCCGCTGGCCGCCTGA
- the mnmA gene encoding tRNA 2-thiouridine(34) synthase MnmA — protein MTTSSSAPVSESGVASADAVPSSRPARAARPTKGRVVVGMSGGVDSSVTAWLLKEQGYEVVGLFMKNWEDDDDSEYCSTRQDLLDAASVADIVGVDLEAVNFAAEYKDRVFADFLREYSAGRTPNPDVLCNAEIKFKAFLDHAMGLGAEFIATGHYARARTVDTPAGPRRQLLKALDASKDQSYFLHRLNQAQLARTMFPLGELPKTQVRRIATDIGLPNAAKKDSTGICFIGERPFREFLNRYLPTQSGPIRTPDGKEVGKHQGLAFHTLGQRKGLGIGGVKGRQREDGTADAWYAARKDLASNTLYVVQGHDHPWLLSRALSAQDASWIAGEPPAAGAYGAKTRYRQADAACRLRAVAGSETFALDFDAPQWAVTPGQSAVLYDGDVCLGGGIIV, from the coding sequence ATGACCACCAGCAGCAGTGCCCCTGTTTCCGAGTCCGGCGTCGCGTCCGCGGATGCCGTCCCGTCTTCCCGTCCCGCCCGCGCGGCGCGTCCCACCAAGGGCCGCGTCGTGGTCGGCATGTCCGGCGGCGTCGATTCCTCCGTCACGGCCTGGCTGCTGAAGGAGCAGGGCTATGAGGTGGTCGGCCTGTTCATGAAGAACTGGGAAGACGACGACGATTCGGAATACTGCTCCACGCGCCAGGACCTGCTGGACGCGGCCAGCGTGGCCGACATCGTGGGCGTGGACCTGGAGGCGGTGAACTTCGCCGCTGAATACAAGGATCGCGTCTTCGCCGATTTCCTGCGCGAGTATTCCGCCGGCCGCACGCCCAATCCCGACGTGCTGTGCAACGCCGAGATCAAGTTCAAGGCCTTCCTGGATCACGCGATGGGCCTGGGCGCCGAGTTCATCGCCACGGGCCACTATGCCCGCGCCCGCACGGTGGATACGCCCGCCGGCCCGCGCCGCCAGCTGCTGAAGGCGCTGGATGCCAGCAAGGACCAGAGCTATTTCCTGCATCGCCTGAACCAGGCGCAACTGGCGCGCACGATGTTCCCGCTGGGTGAGCTGCCCAAGACACAGGTGCGCCGCATCGCCACCGACATCGGCTTGCCCAACGCAGCCAAGAAGGATTCCACCGGCATCTGCTTCATCGGCGAGCGGCCGTTCCGTGAGTTCCTGAACCGCTACCTGCCCACGCAGTCGGGCCCCATCCGCACGCCGGACGGCAAGGAGGTGGGCAAGCACCAGGGCCTGGCCTTCCACACGCTGGGACAACGCAAGGGCCTGGGCATCGGCGGCGTGAAGGGCCGCCAGCGCGAGGATGGCACGGCCGATGCCTGGTACGCCGCGCGCAAGGATCTGGCCAGCAACACCTTGTACGTCGTGCAGGGCCATGACCATCCCTGGCTGCTGTCGCGCGCGCTTTCGGCGCAGGATGCCAGCTGGATCGCTGGCGAGCCGCCGGCCGCGGGCGCCTATGGCGCCAAGACGCGCTATCGCCAGGCCGACGCGGCCTGCCGCCTGCGTGCCGTTGCGGGCAGCGAGACCTTCGCGCTGGATTTCGACGCACCGCAGTGGGCGGTCACGCCGGGGCAGTCGGCGGTGCTCTACGATGGCGACGTCTGTCTGGGCGGCGGCATCATCGTGTGA
- a CDS encoding sulfite exporter TauE/SafE family protein produces the protein MDPLFLVSLLALGAVAGFAAGLLGIGGGMLMVPFLTMLFTWQKMPLDLVVHAAIATSMTSILFTSLSSVWAHQKKGAVRWNIVWAMAPGIIIGGLFSGGAVFAYLNTAWLSLFFALFVGYSGYSMINGKKPKPTRQMPGPVGTTAVGGGIGFLSGLVGAGGGFLSVPFMTWCNVPLHQAVATSAALGFPIALANSIGYIYAGLSQDVSQPGMLGYIYWPALLAVVAVSVLLAPQGAKVAHRLPVGSLKKVFGGLLFLLAAYMLYKAWVAFAVGA, from the coding sequence GTGGATCCGTTGTTTCTGGTAAGTCTGCTCGCGCTGGGTGCCGTCGCGGGGTTCGCCGCCGGCCTGCTGGGCATTGGCGGCGGCATGCTGATGGTGCCGTTCCTGACCATGCTGTTCACCTGGCAGAAGATGCCGCTGGATCTGGTCGTGCATGCGGCCATCGCTACCTCGATGACCTCCATCCTTTTCACCTCGCTTTCCAGCGTCTGGGCCCACCAGAAGAAGGGCGCCGTGCGCTGGAACATCGTCTGGGCGATGGCGCCGGGCATCATCATCGGCGGCCTGTTCTCGGGCGGCGCGGTCTTCGCTTATCTCAACACCGCCTGGCTCTCGCTCTTCTTCGCGCTCTTCGTCGGCTATTCGGGCTACAGCATGATCAACGGCAAGAAGCCCAAGCCCACGCGCCAGATGCCGGGGCCGGTGGGGACCACCGCCGTGGGCGGCGGCATCGGCTTCCTGTCGGGCCTGGTCGGCGCGGGCGGCGGTTTCCTGTCCGTGCCCTTCATGACCTGGTGCAACGTGCCCCTGCACCAGGCAGTGGCCACGTCCGCGGCGCTGGGCTTTCCCATCGCGCTGGCCAACAGCATCGGCTACATCTATGCGGGCCTGTCGCAGGATGTCAGCCAGCCGGGCATGCTGGGCTACATCTATTGGCCCGCGCTGCTGGCCGTGGTGGCGGTCAGCGTGCTGCTGGCCCCGCAAGGCGCCAAGGTGGCGCATCGCCTGCCGGTGGGGTCGCTGAAGAAGGTGTTCGGCGGCCTGCTGTTCCTGCTCGCCGCCTACATGCTCTACAAGGCCTGGGTGGCATTTGCCGTGGGGGCATGA
- a CDS encoding DUF4123 domain-containing protein yields MRKDIARCLAAHQERMGYPLRLYGLVDGLTHARVSPNDALSRSESSAALFDGTPDQVLAHAGPWLLEATDQNGPHRAVLGVLAESEEGLIWLISAYPLSDLADALRERLNVRLPSGKLALLRHYDARVSGAILGLLSERQRAEFFAPVHGWLTQCTGKLTRIHPTDAA; encoded by the coding sequence ATGCGCAAGGACATTGCGCGCTGCTTGGCAGCCCACCAAGAACGGATGGGCTATCCGCTGCGGCTCTACGGGCTGGTCGATGGGCTGACGCATGCTCGCGTCAGCCCGAATGATGCGTTGTCGCGGTCCGAATCATCCGCCGCTTTATTCGATGGCACGCCCGACCAAGTGCTTGCCCACGCGGGGCCTTGGCTACTGGAGGCCACAGATCAAAACGGCCCTCATCGGGCGGTGCTGGGCGTACTGGCCGAGAGCGAGGAAGGCTTGATCTGGTTGATCAGCGCCTACCCCCTTTCAGATCTGGCTGACGCGCTGCGCGAACGCTTGAATGTCCGCCTGCCTTCCGGAAAACTGGCCCTGCTGCGCCACTACGATGCCAGGGTGAGTGGGGCGATTCTCGGATTGCTGTCCGAGAGGCAACGCGCCGAGTTTTTTGCGCCCGTGCATGGATGGCTGACCCAGTGCACGGGGAAATTGACCAGGATTCATCCCACCGATGCAGCTTGA
- a CDS encoding restriction endonuclease fold toxin 5 domain-containing protein, giving the protein MPGPLAVPIATWVAEALAAAAGRLAVGAATGAVVGGAASLPGDTPRDDSEANPGAKATDREMACTAEDCKKCPPDMGVIVRRAHGVNWNAYTYQARITGFPFDTVSCRWSDEWLWMGVHFDGFQPGECLLQETKGNYDNFVDAEGNVYGWFKGYGWLRVEARRQATVCNSSPPARLRWYFQTPKMWEVMAPFLTSMRIESVLAP; this is encoded by the coding sequence ATGCCGGGACCATTGGCGGTACCGATAGCGACGTGGGTGGCCGAAGCGCTGGCGGCGGCTGCGGGTCGCTTGGCTGTGGGCGCAGCGACGGGCGCCGTGGTCGGCGGCGCGGCCAGCCTGCCGGGCGACACGCCGCGCGATGACAGCGAGGCCAACCCAGGGGCCAAGGCGACAGATCGTGAGATGGCATGCACGGCGGAGGACTGCAAAAAATGCCCGCCCGACATGGGCGTGATCGTCAGGCGGGCGCATGGCGTGAACTGGAACGCCTACACTTACCAAGCCAGAATCACCGGGTTCCCTTTCGACACAGTGAGCTGTCGCTGGAGTGATGAGTGGCTTTGGATGGGAGTGCATTTCGATGGATTCCAACCCGGAGAGTGCCTGTTACAGGAAACCAAGGGGAATTACGACAACTTTGTCGACGCCGAAGGCAACGTCTACGGGTGGTTCAAAGGATATGGGTGGTTGCGAGTCGAGGCCAGGCGGCAAGCGACCGTGTGCAACAGTTCGCCGCCCGCCAGGTTGCGGTGGTATTTCCAGACACCCAAAATGTGGGAGGTCATGGCGCCCTTCCTGACTTCAATGCGTATCGAATCGGTACTCGCCCCATAG
- a CDS encoding Imm52 family immunity protein gives MRVITLLLEEHSEREIQWFAQGDTLEEAFLYPAFEGAEPSTALLAVLKEEFREDQSFTFAAIWNGTEKQSKSVSLAVEANSVGQPCTFSLSYSSGHNGGFGKVTSVIAIVKEIVALFPPQYVSVAPPLYSRHQVFKDKPGAGWMLYLPRIITVEQVPEAEALIPLPAPGKKQTGTLIVSVANDVFSLDNPKHIEVANQIELRLVDQDLIERYEDMYWSV, from the coding sequence ATGCGCGTCATTACCTTGCTGTTGGAAGAGCACTCAGAGCGGGAGATTCAGTGGTTTGCCCAAGGGGATACGTTGGAAGAGGCTTTTCTCTATCCAGCTTTTGAGGGGGCTGAGCCTTCAACCGCATTGCTTGCTGTTTTAAAGGAGGAGTTCCGAGAGGACCAGTCTTTCACGTTCGCGGCGATCTGGAACGGGACGGAGAAACAATCAAAAAGCGTCTCTTTAGCGGTGGAAGCCAATAGCGTCGGCCAACCTTGCACCTTCTCCCTTTCCTATTCAAGTGGACACAACGGTGGCTTTGGCAAAGTCACCTCGGTGATAGCGATCGTCAAGGAAATAGTCGCCCTTTTTCCTCCACAGTACGTTTCCGTCGCACCTCCGCTTTACTCTCGCCATCAGGTATTCAAGGACAAGCCAGGGGCCGGATGGATGCTCTACCTGCCTCGGATCATCACGGTCGAACAGGTCCCGGAGGCGGAGGCACTGATTCCGTTGCCGGCACCTGGAAAAAAACAAACTGGCACGCTTATCGTCAGCGTTGCGAACGACGTGTTTTCCCTGGACAACCCCAAGCATATCGAGGTCGCCAACCAGATTGAGCTGCGCCTGGTCGACCAGGACCTGATCGAGCGGTACGAGGATATGTATTGGTCGGTGTAG
- a CDS encoding glutathione S-transferase N-terminal domain-containing protein: MKLIGSLTSPYVRKVRVVLAEKKLDYRLELENVWAEDTTIQHYNPLGKVPCLVMEDNGALFDSRVIVEYLDTLSPVSRLIPQTGRDRAAVKCWEAIADGVLDACVLIFKENQRPENLRSAEWIARQYGKIHASLAAMDKSLGDNAFCQGVNYCLADIAVGVTLGYLDLRFGDLDWRAGHANLARLYEKLSARQSFIDTVPPRV; the protein is encoded by the coding sequence ATGAAACTCATCGGTTCCCTCACCAGCCCCTATGTCCGCAAGGTGCGCGTCGTCCTCGCGGAAAAGAAACTGGACTACCGTCTCGAACTCGAAAACGTCTGGGCCGAAGACACGACCATCCAGCACTACAACCCGCTGGGCAAGGTGCCCTGCCTGGTCATGGAAGACAACGGCGCGCTGTTCGATTCGCGCGTCATCGTCGAGTACCTGGACACCCTTTCCCCCGTCAGCCGCCTGATCCCGCAAACCGGCCGCGACCGCGCCGCGGTGAAGTGCTGGGAAGCCATCGCCGACGGCGTGCTCGACGCCTGCGTGCTGATCTTCAAGGAGAACCAGCGCCCCGAGAACCTGCGCAGCGCCGAATGGATCGCGCGCCAGTACGGCAAGATCCACGCCTCGCTGGCGGCCATGGACAAGAGCCTGGGCGACAACGCGTTCTGCCAGGGCGTGAACTACTGCCTGGCGGACATCGCCGTGGGCGTCACGCTGGGCTACCTGGACCTGCGCTTCGGCGACCTGGACTGGCGCGCCGGCCACGCCAACCTGGCCCGCCTGTACGAGAAGCTCTCGGCCCGCCAGTCGTTCATCGACACGGTGCCGCCGCGGGTCTGA
- the purB gene encoding adenylosuccinate lyase, which yields MQIAAQLSQLNALSPLDGRYASRGDALRGLLSEAGFMAHRVEVEVAWLIGLADAGLPELPRFSDTARARLLALVENFSEADAGRIKEIERVTNHDVKAVEYWLKEQVAGDAELDRAAEFIHFACTSEDINNTSHALMLTRARDQVVLPQLRTLHAKLAELARTHAAQPMLSRTHGQPASPTTVGKEFANVAARLARAIDAIAAVQPLAKLNGATGNYNAHVSAYPEIDWPAFSAGVLKGLGLTQNVHTIQIEPHDWMAALFDAIARANVIVLDLDRDVWGYISLGYFKQRLKEGEVGSSTMPHKVNPIDFENSEGNLGLANATLRHLSEKLPVSRWQRDLTDSTVLRNLGVGLGYCMVAYDACLRGLGKLELNAVAVDADIDACWEVLAEPVQTVMRRYGLPQPYEQLKALTRGKGITEDALREFVQGLDLPAEPKARLLAMTPRSYVGLAVTLAQQV from the coding sequence ATGCAGATTGCCGCCCAGCTCAGCCAACTCAACGCCCTGTCTCCCCTGGACGGGCGCTATGCCTCGCGCGGCGACGCCCTGCGCGGTCTCCTGTCCGAGGCAGGTTTCATGGCGCACCGCGTCGAAGTCGAGGTGGCCTGGCTGATTGGCCTGGCCGACGCCGGCCTGCCCGAGCTGCCGCGCTTTTCCGACACCGCCCGCGCCCGCCTGCTGGCGCTGGTGGAAAACTTCTCCGAGGCCGACGCCGGCCGGATCAAGGAGATCGAGCGCGTCACCAACCACGACGTGAAGGCCGTCGAATACTGGCTGAAGGAGCAAGTTGCCGGCGACGCCGAGCTGGACCGCGCGGCCGAGTTCATCCACTTCGCCTGCACGTCCGAGGACATCAACAACACCTCGCACGCGCTGATGCTGACCCGCGCGCGCGACCAGGTGGTGCTGCCGCAACTGCGCACGCTGCACGCCAAGCTGGCCGAGCTGGCGCGCACGCACGCCGCGCAGCCCATGCTGTCGCGCACGCACGGCCAGCCGGCCAGCCCCACCACCGTGGGCAAGGAGTTCGCCAACGTCGCCGCCCGCCTGGCGCGCGCCATCGACGCCATCGCGGCGGTGCAGCCGCTGGCCAAGCTGAACGGCGCCACCGGCAACTACAACGCCCACGTCTCGGCCTATCCGGAAATCGACTGGCCCGCGTTCTCGGCCGGCGTGCTGAAGGGCCTGGGCCTGACCCAGAACGTGCACACCATCCAGATCGAGCCGCATGACTGGATGGCCGCGCTCTTCGACGCCATCGCGCGCGCCAACGTCATCGTGCTGGACCTGGACCGCGACGTCTGGGGCTACATCTCGCTGGGTTACTTCAAGCAGCGCCTGAAGGAAGGTGAAGTGGGGTCGTCCACGATGCCGCACAAGGTCAACCCCATCGACTTCGAAAACTCGGAAGGCAACCTGGGCCTGGCCAACGCCACCCTGCGCCACCTGTCCGAGAAGCTGCCGGTCTCGCGCTGGCAGCGCGACCTGACCGATTCCACGGTGTTGCGCAACCTGGGCGTGGGCCTGGGTTACTGCATGGTGGCCTATGACGCCTGCCTGCGCGGCCTGGGCAAGCTCGAGCTGAACGCCGTCGCGGTCGATGCCGACATCGACGCGTGCTGGGAAGTGCTGGCCGAGCCGGTGCAGACCGTCATGCGCCGTTATGGCCTGCCGCAGCCCTACGAGCAACTGAAGGCGCTGACGCGCGGCAAGGGCATCACCGAAGACGCATTGCGCGAGTTCGTGCAGGGCCTGGACCTGCCAGCGGAACCCAAGGCACGCCTGCTGGCCATGACCCCGCGCAGCTACGTGGGTCTGGCCGTGACGCTGGCCCAGCAGGTATAG
- a CDS encoding c-type cytochrome yields the protein MKKILALFAASCTVAGALWSAPAAAQFAKPEDAVKYRQSAFTLIGSHFGRMAPVVKGDAPHDPAQIKANVQVLQTLAGLPWAAFGAGTEGGGAKAEIWRDEAGFRKAQQRFNDSVAKLAVAADGNDLGQLRAAFGDVGASCKACHDSYRQRR from the coding sequence ATGAAGAAAATCCTCGCGCTGTTCGCCGCGTCCTGTACGGTCGCCGGCGCGCTGTGGTCCGCGCCGGCCGCCGCCCAGTTCGCCAAGCCGGAAGACGCGGTCAAGTACCGCCAGTCGGCCTTCACGCTCATCGGTTCGCACTTCGGCCGCATGGCGCCCGTGGTCAAGGGCGACGCCCCGCATGACCCGGCACAGATCAAGGCCAATGTGCAGGTGCTGCAGACGCTGGCAGGCCTGCCCTGGGCGGCGTTCGGCGCGGGCACCGAAGGCGGCGGCGCCAAGGCCGAGATCTGGCGCGACGAAGCCGGTTTCCGCAAGGCGCAGCAGCGCTTCAACGACAGCGTGGCCAAGCTGGCCGTGGCTGCCGACGGCAACGACCTGGGCCAGCTGCGCGCGGCTTTCGGCGACGTCGGCGCCAGCTGCAAGGCCTGCCACGACTCCTACCGCCAGCGCCGCTGA
- a CDS encoding cytochrome b/b6 domain-containing protein encodes MPASFNPPVRVWDLPTRLFHWALVACVTGALVTIKLGGTYMDWHVRFGLATVGLVAFRLAWGLIGPRYARFATFLRGPVGVWRYLSGKAPAPAGHNPLGAWSVIAMLLVIGFQSVSGLFANDDILTQGPLAHTIDGSLSGTLTWLHSQNEWIIYGLIALHLLAILWYTLVRHKRLVTPMVTGNARASDLPERAPAAEDGPSVWLRAIVLAAAATALVLWINAQQAAMSLSF; translated from the coding sequence GTGCCAGCCAGCTTCAATCCCCCGGTCCGCGTCTGGGACCTGCCCACCCGGCTGTTCCACTGGGCTCTCGTGGCCTGTGTGACCGGTGCCCTCGTCACGATCAAGCTGGGCGGCACCTACATGGACTGGCATGTGCGTTTCGGCCTGGCCACCGTCGGCCTCGTCGCCTTCCGGTTGGCCTGGGGCCTCATCGGCCCGCGCTACGCGCGCTTCGCCACCTTCCTGCGCGGCCCCGTCGGCGTCTGGCGCTATCTGTCGGGCAAGGCCCCGGCACCCGCCGGCCACAATCCGCTGGGCGCATGGTCGGTGATCGCCATGCTGCTGGTTATCGGCTTCCAGTCCGTCAGCGGCCTCTTCGCCAACGACGACATCCTGACCCAAGGCCCGCTTGCCCACACCATCGACGGCAGCCTGTCGGGCACCCTGACCTGGCTGCATTCGCAGAACGAATGGATCATCTACGGCCTGATCGCGCTGCACCTGCTGGCCATCCTCTGGTACACGCTGGTGCGACACAAGCGCCTGGTGACCCCCATGGTGACGGGCAACGCCCGCGCCAGCGACCTGCCCGAGCGCGCACCCGCCGCCGAGGATGGCCCGTCCGTGTGGCTGCGCGCCATCGTGCTGGCGGCGGCCGCCACCGCGCTGGTGCTGTGGATCAATGCGCAGCAGGCGGCGATGAGCCTGTCCTTCTGA